The window CGGGCAGCGCCAGCGCATCTCGATCGCCCGCGCGATCCTGAAGAACGCGCCGCTGCTGCTGCTGGACGAGGCCACCAGCGCGCTCGACAGCGAAAGCGAGCGCGCGGTGCAGGCCGCGCTCGACGAGGCGATGCGGGGCCGCACCACCCTGGTCATCGCGCACCGGCTGGGCACGGTGATGCACGCCGACCGCATCGTGGTGCTCGACGCCGGGCGCGTGGTGGACAGCGGCACGCACACGGAACTGCTGGCGCGCAGCGGGCTCTACCAGCGGCTGGCGGCGTCGCAGTTCTCCGATGCGCAGGCGATGGCGGTCAACGACGCCTGAGGCGGGCGCGTTGTAACGAACGCTTGCAGCGCCCCCGGCGCCGCGCCGTACAAAGACGATCCTGGACCTCGAAGGAATTGCCATGACGATCACCTCCTCCCGCAAGTCGATCCCCACGCTCTCGATCGTCGCGCTCACCGCGGCCGCGTTGCTGGCCAGCGGCTGCGCGAACATGAACCAGGAACAGCAGGACACCGCCAAGGGCGCCGGCATCGGCGCGGCCGTCGGTGCGGTGGCCGGCGTGCTGATCGGCGACAGCAAGAAGGGCGCGGCCACCGGCGCGGCGATCGGCGCGCTGGGCGGCGCGGTGGCCGGCAACGTGTGGTCCAAGAAGATGGAAGAGAAGCGCCGTGCGATGGAGCAGTCCACGCAAGGCACCGGCGTCGACGTGACGCGCACCGCCGACAACCAGCTCAAGCTCAACGTGCCGAGCGACATCTCCTTCGACACCGGCAAGTCGGCCATCAAACCCGAGCTGCGCACCGTGCTCGACAGCTTCGCCAACGGCCTAGCCAACGACCCGGCGCTGCAGGTGCGCGTGATCGGCCACACCGACAGCACCGGCAGCGACGCGATCAACAACCCGCTGTCGGTCGACCGCGCGCAGAGCGTGCGCGACTATCTCGCCGGCCGCGGCATCCTGCCGACACGCATCGAGACCTCGGGCCGCGGCTCGCACGAGCCGATCGCCGACAACACCAGCGAGGCCGGCCGCGCGAAGAACCGCCGCGTGGAGATCCTCCTGCGCGAGCCGGAACAGGCCGGCGCACCGGCCGCCCCGAAGTCCTGACCCGGCGCGGCCGCGGGGCCCGCTGCCTACAATCTGCAGATGTCAGCTCTTCCTTCCCCCTCGCCCCGCCCCGCCCGCTCCCAGTACGAGGACTTCCTGCGCCACGTGCGCGACCACGGTGTGGTCAAGGCCGACCGCACCGGCACCGGCACCACCAGCGTGTTCGGCCACCAGATGCGCTTCGACCTGCGCGAGGGCTTTCCGCTGGTCACGACCAAGAAGGTCCATCTCAAGAGCATCGTCCTCGAACTGCTGTGGTTCCTGCGCGGCGACGGGAACGCCACCTGGCTGCAGGAACGCGGCGTGACGATCTGGGACGAGTGGGCCGCGCCCGACGGCGACCTCGGCCCGGTCTATGGTGTGCAGTGGCGCAGTTGGCCCACGCCGGACGGCGGCCACGTCGACCAGATCGCCGAGGTGGTGAAGCAGCTCAAGACCAACCCTGATTCGCGGCGCATCATCGTCAGCGCGTGGAACGTGGCCGACTTGCCGAAGATGGCACTGATGCCCTGCCACGCCTTCTTCCAGTTCTATGTGGCGCCCGGCGACTCGCCTTCGGCTCGGGGTCGGCTGTCGTGCCAGCTCTACCAGCGCAGCGCCGACATCTTCCTCGGCGTGCCCTTCAACATCGCCAGCTACGCGCTGCTGACGCACATGCTGGCGCAGCAGTGCGACCTGGAGGTGGGCGACTTCGTCTGGACCGGCGGCGACTGCCACATCTACAGCAACCACCGCGAGCAGGTCGAGCTGCAGCTCTCGCGCGCGCCGCGCCCCTACCCCACGCTGCAGATCAAGCGCCGGCCGCCGTCGATCTTCGACTACGCCTACGAGGACTTCGAGATCATCGGCTACGACCCGCACCCGGCCATCAAGGCGCCGGTCGCGGTCTGAGGCCTCCCGATGGAACTCTGGCTGATCGCCGCGGTGGCGCGCGACG is drawn from Methylibium petroleiphilum PM1 and contains these coding sequences:
- a CDS encoding thymidylate synthase, which gives rise to MSALPSPSPRPARSQYEDFLRHVRDHGVVKADRTGTGTTSVFGHQMRFDLREGFPLVTTKKVHLKSIVLELLWFLRGDGNATWLQERGVTIWDEWAAPDGDLGPVYGVQWRSWPTPDGGHVDQIAEVVKQLKTNPDSRRIIVSAWNVADLPKMALMPCHAFFQFYVAPGDSPSARGRLSCQLYQRSADIFLGVPFNIASYALLTHMLAQQCDLEVGDFVWTGGDCHIYSNHREQVELQLSRAPRPYPTLQIKRRPPSIFDYAYEDFEIIGYDPHPAIKAPVAV
- a CDS encoding OmpA family protein, which encodes MTITSSRKSIPTLSIVALTAAALLASGCANMNQEQQDTAKGAGIGAAVGAVAGVLIGDSKKGAATGAAIGALGGAVAGNVWSKKMEEKRRAMEQSTQGTGVDVTRTADNQLKLNVPSDISFDTGKSAIKPELRTVLDSFANGLANDPALQVRVIGHTDSTGSDAINNPLSVDRAQSVRDYLAGRGILPTRIETSGRGSHEPIADNTSEAGRAKNRRVEILLREPEQAGAPAAPKS